A region of Candidatus Leptovillus gracilis DNA encodes the following proteins:
- a CDS encoding S9 family peptidase: MPTKPKRHLTAEDLYRFNLITDARIAPDGRAVITAVQRIDPKTEKKFSNLWLAPTGPGRPQQFTYGDQVDTSPRWSPDGRTIAFLSNRQNERQMQVYLIPVNGGEARPLTSLKGQFGSLDWSPDGRRLLCTFRKPDKAALERESDEQKKKLGVVARHVTSRTFFKMDGEGYLPDERWHIWTIDAQNGKATQLTDSENHDEVNPVWSPDGRFIAFTSNRQPDPDQTPDRDDVYVIPAEGGEMRLIPTPVGPLGALAYSPDGRALAYLGVDGEGQWWRNVSLWIVGSDVDGAPARNLTAAADLHCVDVTSGDMAGGVQMPPTWANDGQSIFFQASRHGDTALYRATLDGQPAIERLLPDPGQLGPYTWDAAQQKMAYVLNTMTRPGELYVWDRENGRSRQLSRFNENWLKRLHLGQIEEVWFKAYDGYDLHGWILFPPDFDPAQTYPSILQIHGGPQVQYGNAFMHEFFFLAAHGYVVYFSNPRGGQGYGDEHSKAIWHNWGTVDYDDVMAWTDYMAGQSYIDVNRMGVTGGSYGGYMTSMIIGRTQRFKAAVTQRSVNNLVSMWGSSDFNWAFQQTIGQDKPPFDNLEQYWRLSPMKYIGNAQTPTLVIHSQADYRVAQEQGEQVFVALKRLGVDTELVLFPDEPHGLSRVGRTDRRIVRLNHILRWFEKYLK; the protein is encoded by the coding sequence ATGCCCACAAAACCCAAACGTCATTTGACCGCCGAAGATTTGTACCGTTTCAACCTGATCACCGATGCGCGCATTGCCCCTGACGGCCGTGCCGTCATCACCGCCGTGCAGCGCATTGACCCCAAAACCGAAAAGAAATTCAGCAATTTGTGGTTGGCCCCCACCGGACCGGGTCGCCCGCAGCAGTTCACCTATGGCGACCAGGTAGATACATCGCCGCGCTGGTCGCCCGACGGCCGTACCATTGCTTTCCTCTCCAATCGCCAGAATGAAAGGCAGATGCAGGTGTATCTCATCCCGGTGAACGGCGGCGAGGCCCGGCCGTTAACCAGCCTGAAAGGGCAGTTTGGCAGCCTGGATTGGTCGCCCGACGGCCGTCGCCTGTTGTGCACCTTCCGCAAACCGGACAAAGCCGCCCTGGAACGGGAGAGCGATGAGCAAAAGAAAAAATTAGGCGTCGTCGCCCGCCACGTGACCAGCCGCACCTTTTTTAAGATGGACGGCGAAGGCTACCTGCCCGACGAGCGCTGGCACATCTGGACCATTGATGCCCAAAATGGCAAAGCCACCCAACTAACCGACAGCGAGAACCATGACGAAGTGAACCCGGTCTGGTCGCCAGACGGCCGTTTCATCGCCTTTACCTCCAACCGCCAGCCCGACCCCGACCAGACGCCCGACCGCGACGACGTGTATGTCATCCCGGCCGAGGGGGGCGAGATGCGGCTCATCCCCACCCCGGTCGGACCGTTGGGCGCGCTGGCTTATTCGCCAGACGGCCGTGCCCTGGCCTACCTGGGTGTGGACGGCGAAGGCCAATGGTGGCGCAACGTAAGCCTTTGGATCGTTGGCTCCGACGTGGACGGCGCACCGGCGCGCAACCTCACCGCCGCCGCCGACTTGCACTGCGTAGATGTGACCAGCGGCGACATGGCCGGCGGCGTGCAAATGCCACCCACCTGGGCCAACGACGGCCAATCTATCTTCTTCCAGGCTTCGCGCCACGGCGACACCGCCCTCTACCGCGCCACGCTGGACGGCCAACCGGCCATCGAACGGCTGCTGCCCGATCCCGGCCAGCTTGGCCCTTACACCTGGGACGCCGCCCAGCAGAAAATGGCCTACGTACTTAACACCATGACCCGGCCGGGTGAACTGTATGTCTGGGATAGGGAAAACGGCCGTTCCCGCCAACTCAGCCGCTTCAACGAGAACTGGCTCAAACGGCTGCACCTGGGCCAGATCGAAGAAGTGTGGTTCAAAGCGTATGATGGCTACGACCTGCACGGCTGGATTTTGTTCCCGCCCGATTTCGACCCGGCGCAGACTTACCCATCCATCCTGCAAATTCACGGCGGGCCGCAGGTGCAGTATGGCAACGCCTTCATGCACGAATTTTTCTTCCTGGCCGCCCACGGCTACGTGGTTTATTTCAGCAACCCACGCGGCGGGCAGGGGTATGGCGATGAACACAGCAAGGCCATCTGGCACAATTGGGGCACGGTAGATTATGACGACGTGATGGCCTGGACCGACTACATGGCCGGGCAGTCCTACATAGACGTCAACCGCATGGGCGTCACCGGTGGCAGCTACGGCGGCTACATGACCAGCATGATCATTGGGCGCACGCAGCGGTTTAAAGCGGCCGTTACCCAACGCAGCGTGAATAACCTGGTCAGCATGTGGGGGTCCAGCGATTTCAACTGGGCCTTCCAACAGACCATCGGCCAGGACAAACCCCCCTTCGACAACCTGGAACAGTATTGGCGGCTGTCGCCCATGAAATACATCGGCAATGCCCAGACGCCTACCCTCGTCATCCACAGTCAGGCCGATTACCGCGTCGCCCAGGAGCAAGGGGAACAAGTTTTTGTGGCCCTGAAACGGCTGGGCGTAGACACCGAACTGGTGCTGTTCCCCGACGAACCGCACGGCCTCTCCCGCGTCGGCCGCACCGACCGCCGCATCGTCCGCCTGAACCACATCCTGCGCTGGTTTGAGAAATATCTGAAATGA
- a CDS encoding MFS transporter produces MSARRFYGLSLAPASLGSLFYWFYWSFVAVYDPFLNVYLSDTRGLSGLEVGILAVFNPLAALILGPFLSALADRRGWRLRLLQISLIGWIVALLLLRWPQSFFGFFPVMALLAIFRSPTSPIGDGLVAEMAVTHHLSFGAMRLWGSLGFALVSIICGLAWQQLGYAPMFWVAAATAVPCVLLIMYLEEKPVGDRQPAGSAWLLLREPGLLTLFVVAFLTGVSLISTFIFGGIFMTELGGSRSSVGWMFGLSALAEVPIMLSSARIMRRLGAPWTLLLAMVVIAVSVYGFALSRTPNALLAVSTLKGVGYGLFFVTIVHLINQRTPDAWKSTAQAIMGACFVGLAPLFSSAITGYVFDRWGGMVMFGGTATFTLAAIALMLLALARGWLNPP; encoded by the coding sequence ATGTCTGCACGCCGCTTCTATGGGCTTTCCCTGGCTCCTGCGAGTCTGGGTTCTCTCTTTTATTGGTTCTATTGGAGTTTTGTTGCCGTTTACGACCCCTTTCTAAACGTCTACCTGTCCGACACACGCGGCCTGAGCGGATTAGAAGTTGGCATATTGGCCGTGTTTAATCCCCTGGCGGCGCTCATTTTGGGGCCTTTCCTTTCGGCGCTGGCCGACAGACGCGGCTGGCGTTTGCGCTTGCTGCAAATATCCCTGATTGGCTGGATTGTGGCGCTGCTGCTGCTGCGCTGGCCGCAAAGCTTCTTTGGCTTTTTCCCGGTGATGGCTTTGTTGGCGATTTTTCGCAGCCCAACCAGCCCGATTGGCGATGGCCTGGTGGCCGAAATGGCCGTCACCCATCACCTCAGTTTCGGGGCGATGCGCCTGTGGGGTTCTTTGGGATTTGCGTTGGTCTCGATCATTTGTGGCCTGGCCTGGCAGCAGTTGGGCTACGCGCCGATGTTTTGGGTGGCGGCGGCAACGGCCGTTCCCTGTGTTTTGCTCATCATGTACCTGGAAGAAAAACCGGTCGGCGACCGCCAGCCAGCCGGTTCCGCCTGGCTGCTGCTGCGCGAGCCAGGCCTGTTAACGTTGTTTGTCGTCGCCTTCCTAACTGGCGTCTCGTTAATTTCGACCTTTATCTTTGGCGGCATTTTTATGACCGAACTGGGTGGTTCGCGCAGCAGCGTCGGGTGGATGTTTGGTCTGTCGGCGCTGGCCGAAGTGCCGATCATGCTGAGCAGCGCCCGTATCATGCGCCGTCTGGGCGCCCCCTGGACGCTGCTGCTGGCGATGGTGGTTATTGCCGTGTCCGTCTATGGATTCGCCCTTTCGCGCACCCCCAACGCTTTGTTGGCCGTCTCCACGCTGAAGGGGGTGGGGTATGGTCTGTTTTTTGTAACCATTGTTCACCTCATCAACCAGCGCACGCCCGACGCCTGGAAATCCACCGCCCAGGCGATCATGGGCGCCTGTTTTGTGGGGCTGGCCCCGTTGTTTAGCAGCGCCATCACCGGCTACGTGTTTGATCGCTGGGGCGGTATGGTGATGTTTGGCGGCACGGCCACGTTTACCCTTGCGGCCATTGCCCTGATGCTGTTGGCGCTGGCGCGTGGCTGGCTGAACCCGCCCTGA
- a CDS encoding response regulator, protein MTIMPEKPQGHILIVDDNRLNRLKMAHVLQQQGHATTEAGNGREALDAVMNGRYDLMLLDIVMPEMNGFQVLQAMKDHNWLINLPVIVISAQDELDNAVRCIEMGAEDYLIKPFNPILFNARLNAALEKKRLRGQEYANLRQLEIERQRLQEYTAELQARNEELDAFAHTVAHDLKNPLAAIVGYTELVQKYFSDEMEDRGRHHLERILESGMKMNRIIEELLLLAGIRQQQVVVAPLDMQRIIRETCKRLDFLIETNQVEIRYPEQWPTAVGYAPWVEEVWANYISNGVKYGGRPPCLELGATIQPDNLIRFWVRDNGGGISAADVRRLFTPFERLEPRKVEGHGLGLSVVQRIIQKLGGSVGVESKPGQGSTFFFTLPQSDQP, encoded by the coding sequence ATGACGATTATGCCTGAAAAGCCGCAAGGACACATCCTCATCGTTGATGACAATCGCCTGAATCGGCTGAAAATGGCCCACGTCTTGCAGCAGCAAGGGCATGCGACCACAGAGGCGGGCAACGGCCGTGAAGCGCTAGACGCGGTGATGAACGGCCGTTACGACCTCATGCTGCTAGACATCGTGATGCCCGAAATGAACGGCTTCCAGGTGTTGCAGGCAATGAAAGACCACAACTGGCTCATCAACCTGCCGGTCATCGTCATTTCCGCGCAGGACGAATTGGACAACGCCGTGCGCTGCATCGAAATGGGGGCCGAAGATTACCTTATCAAACCGTTCAACCCCATCTTGTTCAATGCCCGCCTGAACGCTGCCCTGGAGAAAAAACGGCTGCGCGGCCAGGAATACGCCAATTTGCGGCAGCTAGAAATCGAGCGCCAACGTCTGCAAGAATACACCGCCGAATTACAAGCCCGCAACGAGGAACTAGACGCCTTTGCCCACACCGTCGCCCACGACCTGAAAAACCCGCTGGCGGCGATTGTCGGTTACACCGAACTGGTACAGAAGTATTTCAGCGACGAAATGGAAGATCGCGGCCGCCACCATCTGGAGCGCATCTTGGAATCGGGCATGAAGATGAACCGCATCATTGAAGAGCTGCTCCTATTGGCCGGTATTCGCCAACAACAAGTGGTGGTGGCGCCGCTGGACATGCAAAGAATTATCCGCGAAACATGCAAACGGCTGGACTTTCTCATCGAAACCAACCAGGTAGAAATCAGATACCCGGAGCAATGGCCGACGGCCGTTGGTTATGCCCCCTGGGTTGAAGAAGTGTGGGCCAACTACATCAGCAATGGCGTCAAATATGGCGGCCGTCCCCCCTGTTTGGAACTCGGCGCAACCATCCAGCCCGATAACCTCATCCGTTTTTGGGTGCGCGATAACGGCGGGGGAATTTCCGCCGCCGATGTCCGGCGGCTGTTTACGCCGTTTGAACGACTGGAACCGCGCAAGGTTGAAGGTCATGGGCTGGGCCTGTCGGTCGTCCAGCGAATCATCCAAAAATTAGGCGGCAGCGTCGGCGTAGAAAGCAAACCCGGCCAGGGGAGTACCTTCTTTTTTACTCTGCCACAATCGGACCAACCCTAA